In the Actinomycetota bacterium genome, one interval contains:
- a CDS encoding helix-turn-helix domain-containing protein translates to MARSGPEISKLLTVAEVAAVMRVSRMTVYRLIRRGQLRAIKVGRNYRVREEDLTSYLDRSSVAGE, encoded by the coding sequence ATGGCGCGTTCGGGTCCCGAGATCTCAAAGCTGCTGACGGTCGCCGAGGTGGCGGCCGTGATGCGCGTATCCAGGATGACCGTGTACAGGCTGATCAGGCGAGGACAGCTCCGGGCTATCAAGGTCGGACGCAACTACCGCGTCCGTGAGGAGGATCTGACGTCGTACCTGGACAGGTCCTCGGTCGCCGGCGAGTAG